The Gemmatimonadota bacterium genome window below encodes:
- a CDS encoding winged helix-turn-helix domain-containing protein, whose amino-acid sequence MEGQAHGSYHFGPFRLDPASGELFRDGSPVPLEPRPTRLLIRLVEQPGHLVSRRELRELGWPRLPGAAEQSLNTCIRQIRQALEDDASAPAFVETLRGRGYRFIAPVAHAPAPAVLTGANVVAPTTPVSGGWDAVPSRRRARRARLLTTAAVAAVVGVALASVATVARRGPPAASPPVTSPTARVEPELGGDAASPSLPDEVRLFVLKAQHLARTHGDPALGVALLDSALVRAPELAPALGLKAELLLRLDDPANARSAALAGLRLDPSDPGALRALAGVQMLDGTWTEAEASLTGALSAHPDDPTTLTALAFLLTVQGRFDEAQEALAHAERGDPLTPLLLADAGLLHLWAGRFDRAAAACRETLQLDPRAVWALGCAFDALVRAQRHAEAAEVGRTLLATYGAEDVPEPSADPATVLARVRQWRVAAWEDAVRDGDPPFYLAVAYADAGRTVEALRALEEAARQPSLAVLSAAVEPRLRALADEVAFRSVLRRLKLSGSPARS is encoded by the coding sequence ATGGAGGGGCAGGCGCACGGCAGCTACCACTTCGGTCCGTTCCGGCTCGACCCCGCTTCGGGCGAGCTCTTCCGGGACGGCAGCCCGGTGCCGCTCGAGCCCCGTCCCACCCGTCTGCTGATCCGTCTGGTCGAACAGCCCGGACATCTCGTCTCCCGAAGGGAGCTCCGCGAGCTGGGATGGCCCCGGCTCCCGGGGGCGGCGGAGCAGTCGCTGAACACGTGCATCCGGCAGATCCGGCAGGCGCTGGAGGACGATGCGTCGGCCCCTGCGTTCGTGGAGACGCTGCGGGGTCGCGGCTACCGCTTCATCGCACCGGTCGCGCACGCACCGGCGCCGGCGGTGCTCACCGGCGCGAACGTCGTCGCACCCACGACCCCGGTCTCCGGAGGATGGGACGCGGTCCCCTCGCGCAGGCGCGCGCGACGTGCCCGCCTGCTCACGACCGCCGCCGTCGCGGCGGTGGTCGGGGTGGCCCTCGCGTCCGTCGCCACGGTGGCTCGTCGCGGTCCACCGGCTGCGTCCCCGCCCGTAACCTCCCCAACCGCCCGGGTCGAACCGGAGCTCGGCGGAGACGCGGCGTCGCCGTCACTTCCGGACGAGGTGCGCCTCTTCGTCCTCAAGGCGCAGCACCTGGCGCGGACCCACGGCGATCCGGCCCTGGGCGTTGCGCTCCTCGACAGCGCGCTGGTGCGCGCGCCGGAGCTCGCCCCGGCGCTGGGGCTGAAGGCCGAGCTCCTGCTGCGGCTCGACGACCCTGCCAACGCACGCAGCGCGGCGCTGGCGGGGCTGCGCCTCGATCCGTCCGACCCGGGCGCGCTGCGCGCGCTCGCCGGCGTCCAGATGCTGGACGGGACGTGGACCGAGGCCGAGGCCTCGCTGACGGGCGCGCTGTCCGCCCATCCCGACGATCCCACCACGCTCACCGCGCTCGCCTTCCTGCTCACGGTGCAGGGTCGGTTCGACGAAGCGCAGGAGGCGCTTGCGCACGCCGAGCGCGGCGATCCCCTCACCCCCCTCCTGTTGGCGGACGCGGGGCTGCTGCACCTGTGGGCAGGACGCTTCGACCGCGCCGCCGCGGCCTGCCGCGAGACGCTGCAACTGGATCCGCGGGCCGTCTGGGCCCTGGGGTGCGCGTTCGATGCGCTGGTGCGGGCGCAGCGCCACGCGGAAGCTGCCGAGGTGGGACGCACGCTGCTGGCCACCTACGGCGCCGAGGACGTTCCGGAACCGTCCGCCGACCCCGCCACTGTGCTGGCACGGGTCCGGCAGTGGCGGGTGGCCGCGTGGGAGGACGCCGTGCGCGACGGAGATCCCCCGTTCTACCTGGCGGTCGCCTACGCGGACGCGGGCCGCACGGTCGAGGCGCTGCGCGCGCTGGAGGAGGCCGCACGGCAGCCCTCCCTGGCGGTGCTCTCGGCGGCGGTCGAGCCCCGCTTGCGCGCGCTCGCCGACGAGGTCGCGTTCCGGAGCGTGCTCCGCCGCCTCAAGTTGAGCGGCTCCCCGGCCCGGAGCTGA
- a CDS encoding amidohydrolase family protein, translating to MSRLRPVRLDPCVPLIVLVGTLVGSSALAGQQARTAGRASACDSLCITPTRTITFETTQGTQMNVDVSPDGQTLLFDLLGDLYTVPRSGGTATRLTSGTALDLQPVFSPDGSRILFVSDRSGNENLWVVDADGSNPRPVTTDRGDLHYDDPEWSPDGDYVLVRRNDEATPNTGRQAWLVHVDGGRGMALAEEAEGSGFRWSADGRYVFFRDTEGPQATAAQRGNGIPARAQILRLDRRTGDVAQITNTPNGAARPAVSPDGAWLVYVADVDAQSGLRVRNLVTQQDQWLVFPIDREAPDDRTRFTFTPDSRAVVFVSEGTFHEVDVRTHDVRPIAFTARVEQQLGPRIQHQMPFREDSIAIRNVRYAERSPDGRRLVFGTLNQIWVMDLPGGTPRPLIAGGAGHYQPTFSPDGSSIAFVSWHETEGGHVWRVPAAGGTPQRLTTHPAYYANPAWSADGSRIAYVREDPAATRNRDTRNTGFLEWIPSSGGEAQSVVSIPSDNALTFTADGSRITFAENGTLVSVRLDGTERRELAKVEGADEMLPSPDGRWLAFTLREEVFVAALPPTNETATITERTGPGPVQRVTRDGGQDLGWADGGETLTWVFANVFSHLDLDRVFGPAAPDSALDQQAVHERIALTVATPRPQGTVALTGARVVTMRGDEVIEGATIVVTDNRIRAIGPSGSVQVPEGARVIDATGKTIIPGLIDAHAHIRGMPRDVLVQIAPEPLVNLAFGVTMSRDVNASTDQFHYRELIAAGRMLGPRIFMTGPSQTTRAVKIERFEDALAGVQRYVDRGSISTKQYMQPQRRQMQWMLQAADQLGINTTAEGGGVMRQVAMILDGYTAIEHAPTDVVHIYDDVVQLYARSGTMYVPTLVVASPSTYQGELYWYQTTDVHANEKLAHFLTHDALDHKSRNSQRFALEDYYFLEGGAAAAPILHAGGNVAAGGHGQVHGLAVHWELWMLEMTGMTPHEVLRTGTINVATGMGMAADFGSLEVGKVADLVVLDANPLEDIRNSTAIRWVMKGGELYEGNTLDMVWPRTEPLRAFKYTDFGPPREGAPR from the coding sequence ATGTCCCGTCTGCGCCCTGTTCGCCTGGACCCCTGTGTCCCGCTCATCGTGCTCGTCGGCACCCTCGTGGGCTCCTCCGCCCTCGCGGGCCAGCAGGCCCGCACGGCCGGTCGCGCCAGCGCCTGCGACAGCCTCTGCATCACGCCTACGCGCACGATCACGTTCGAGACCACCCAGGGCACGCAGATGAACGTGGACGTCTCCCCGGACGGGCAGACCCTTCTGTTCGACCTGCTCGGGGACCTGTACACGGTCCCGCGCAGCGGTGGGACGGCCACGCGACTCACCAGCGGGACGGCCCTGGACCTGCAGCCGGTGTTCTCGCCGGACGGGAGCCGCATCCTGTTCGTGAGCGACCGGAGTGGTAACGAGAACCTCTGGGTGGTGGACGCGGACGGCTCGAACCCGAGACCGGTGACCACCGACCGCGGAGACCTGCACTACGACGACCCGGAGTGGTCACCCGACGGCGACTACGTGCTGGTCCGCCGCAACGACGAAGCCACGCCCAACACGGGGCGCCAGGCCTGGCTGGTGCATGTGGACGGTGGACGGGGGATGGCCCTGGCGGAGGAGGCGGAGGGCAGCGGCTTCCGCTGGAGCGCGGACGGTCGCTACGTATTCTTTCGCGATACCGAGGGACCGCAGGCGACCGCCGCTCAGCGTGGCAACGGCATCCCGGCGCGCGCGCAGATCCTGCGTCTGGACCGGCGCACGGGGGACGTGGCGCAGATCACCAACACCCCCAACGGTGCCGCACGGCCCGCGGTCTCACCGGACGGGGCCTGGCTGGTCTACGTCGCGGACGTGGACGCGCAGAGCGGTCTGCGCGTGCGCAACCTCGTGACCCAGCAGGACCAGTGGCTGGTCTTCCCCATCGACCGCGAAGCCCCGGACGACCGGACCCGGTTCACGTTCACGCCGGACAGCCGCGCCGTGGTGTTCGTGTCCGAAGGCACGTTCCACGAGGTGGACGTGCGCACGCACGACGTGCGCCCCATCGCCTTCACGGCGCGTGTGGAGCAGCAGCTCGGACCGCGGATCCAGCACCAGATGCCGTTCCGGGAGGACTCCATCGCCATCCGCAACGTGCGCTACGCCGAGCGCAGCCCGGACGGGCGGAGGCTCGTCTTCGGCACGCTCAACCAGATCTGGGTGATGGACCTGCCGGGCGGTACGCCGCGTCCGTTGATCGCCGGCGGCGCGGGCCACTACCAGCCCACGTTCTCCCCGGACGGCAGCAGCATCGCCTTCGTGAGCTGGCACGAGACGGAGGGAGGCCACGTGTGGCGGGTGCCGGCAGCGGGCGGGACGCCGCAGCGGCTGACCACCCACCCCGCGTACTACGCCAACCCGGCGTGGTCCGCCGACGGCAGCCGGATCGCCTACGTCCGTGAGGATCCGGCCGCCACCCGCAACCGCGACACGCGCAACACGGGCTTCCTGGAGTGGATCCCGAGCAGCGGGGGCGAGGCGCAGTCCGTGGTCTCCATCCCCTCCGACAACGCCCTGACGTTCACTGCGGACGGGTCCCGCATCACCTTCGCGGAGAACGGCACGTTGGTCTCCGTCCGCCTGGACGGCACCGAGCGGCGCGAGCTGGCGAAGGTGGAAGGGGCCGACGAGATGCTGCCCTCCCCTGACGGACGCTGGCTGGCGTTCACACTCCGGGAGGAGGTGTTCGTGGCGGCGCTGCCGCCCACGAACGAGACGGCGACGATCACCGAGCGCACGGGGCCGGGCCCCGTCCAGCGCGTGACCCGGGACGGTGGCCAGGACCTCGGGTGGGCGGACGGGGGCGAGACGCTCACCTGGGTGTTCGCGAACGTCTTCTCCCACCTCGATCTCGATCGTGTGTTCGGGCCGGCGGCGCCGGATTCGGCCCTGGACCAGCAGGCCGTCCACGAGCGCATCGCGCTCACCGTCGCAACGCCGCGTCCCCAGGGGACGGTGGCGCTCACCGGTGCGCGCGTGGTGACGATGCGCGGAGACGAGGTGATCGAGGGCGCGACGATCGTGGTGACCGACAACCGCATCCGCGCCATCGGCCCGTCCGGGTCCGTGCAGGTGCCCGAGGGGGCGCGGGTCATCGACGCGACCGGCAAGACCATCATCCCGGGCCTGATCGACGCGCACGCCCACATCCGCGGCATGCCGCGCGACGTGCTGGTGCAGATCGCGCCCGAGCCGCTGGTCAACCTGGCGTTCGGTGTGACCATGTCACGGGACGTGAACGCCTCGACGGACCAGTTCCACTACCGGGAACTGATCGCGGCGGGACGGATGCTCGGACCCCGGATCTTCATGACGGGGCCGTCCCAGACCACGCGGGCGGTGAAGATCGAACGGTTCGAGGATGCCCTCGCGGGTGTGCAGCGCTACGTGGACCGCGGCTCCATCTCCACCAAGCAGTACATGCAGCCGCAGCGGCGCCAGATGCAGTGGATGCTGCAGGCGGCCGACCAGCTCGGCATCAACACCACCGCGGAGGGCGGGGGTGTGATGCGCCAGGTGGCGATGATCCTGGACGGCTACACCGCCATCGAGCACGCGCCCACGGACGTCGTGCACATCTACGACGACGTGGTGCAGCTCTACGCGCGCTCCGGGACGATGTACGTGCCCACCCTGGTGGTGGCGTCGCCCAGCACGTATCAGGGCGAGCTCTACTGGTATCAGACCACGGATGTGCATGCGAACGAGAAGCTGGCGCATTTCCTGACCCACGACGCGCTGGATCACAAGTCACGCAACAGCCAGCGCTTCGCGCTGGAGGACTACTACTTCCTGGAAGGCGGCGCGGCTGCCGCGCCGATCCTGCACGCAGGTGGGAACGTCGCCGCGGGCGGGCATGGCCAGGTGCACGGATTGGCCGTGCACTGGGAGCTGTGGATGCTGGAGATGACCGGCATGACCCCGCACGAGGTCCTGCGCACCGGCACGATCAACGTGGCCACGGGGATGGGCATGGCCGCGGACTTCGGGAGCCTGGAGGTGGGAAAGGTCGCGGACCTGGTGGTGCTGGACGCCAACCCGCTCGAGGACATCCGCAACAGCACGGCCATCCGCTGGGTGATGAAGGGCGGTGAGCTGTACGAGGGCAACACGCTGGACATGGTGTGGCCGCGTACGGAGCCGCTGCGGGCGTTCAAGTACACGGATTTCGGGCCGCCGCGGGAGGGAGCGCCGCGGTGA
- a CDS encoding AEC family transporter — MSTLVTTIAPVFGVIVLGFLAVRLGLFGPTGAQRLVRFVFNLAIPAMLFHRLARIDFPDHIEWAFLLAYYASAFLAYGAGMAVARFRFGRPRDEQAIYGMGAGFSNTVLLGIPLLLTAFGPEAELPVFMIIAFHSITLLPVTVALIQSGRPRTEARPGVRWARLVGEILANPIIVGILLGLLVNALGTGLWAPLDATAALLATVAIPCALFALGASLAGYPLQGELGPAAALATLKLVLQPVLAWILAVPVLGLGAPWAAVAVVMASLPSGAMVYLFGARYDAAQGVAAKTVLVASAVSVVTISVWLVVMG; from the coding sequence GTGAGCACGTTGGTCACCACGATCGCGCCGGTCTTCGGCGTGATCGTCCTCGGCTTCCTGGCCGTGCGTCTGGGTCTCTTCGGGCCTACCGGCGCACAGCGCCTGGTGCGCTTCGTGTTCAACCTGGCCATCCCGGCCATGCTGTTCCATCGGCTGGCCCGGATCGACTTCCCGGACCACATCGAGTGGGCGTTCCTGCTGGCGTACTACGCGAGCGCCTTCCTCGCGTACGGGGCCGGGATGGCCGTGGCTCGCTTCCGCTTCGGGCGGCCGCGGGACGAGCAGGCCATCTACGGCATGGGGGCGGGGTTCTCCAACACGGTGCTGCTGGGCATCCCGCTGCTGCTGACCGCCTTCGGGCCGGAAGCCGAGTTGCCCGTCTTCATGATCATCGCCTTCCATTCCATCACCCTGCTGCCGGTGACGGTGGCGCTGATCCAGTCGGGGCGACCTCGTACGGAGGCGAGACCCGGCGTCCGGTGGGCCCGCCTGGTCGGGGAGATCCTCGCCAACCCCATCATCGTGGGCATCCTGCTGGGGCTGCTGGTCAACGCGCTGGGGACCGGCCTCTGGGCGCCTCTGGATGCCACCGCCGCTCTGCTGGCCACGGTGGCCATCCCCTGTGCGCTCTTCGCGCTCGGCGCGTCCCTCGCGGGCTATCCGCTCCAAGGCGAGCTGGGGCCCGCAGCCGCCCTGGCTACCCTCAAGCTGGTGCTCCAACCCGTGCTGGCCTGGATCCTGGCCGTTCCCGTCCTCGGTCTGGGCGCACCCTGGGCCGCCGTGGCGGTGGTCATGGCCAGTCTGCCGAGCGGCGCCATGGTCTACCTGTTCGGCGCGCGCTACGACGCGGCGCAGGGCGTGGCCGCCAAGACCGTCCTGGTAGCCTCCGCGGTGTCGGTGGTCACCATCTCGGTGTGGTTGGTGGTGATGGGGTGA
- a CDS encoding amidohydrolase family protein, whose product MPTSAPSLKSTLRALCLALVTALPVQDAAAQRQGGGEENGSRWDVTQARGATRQIDFTTEEGTRMAVDLSPDGTWIAFDLLGHIYRMPVAGGEAQVLTQSAGVALSVQPRISPDGSSIAFITDRGGQYNLWIMDADGGNPRAVFSDLNVTAFEPAWTPDGDYIVVRRATRGAPGGGGGGGNGLWLYHKDGGRGVQLVGTDGGAPSWPTVSGDGRFLYFQVNRNVSDGQPLSGSQQVKRFEFKTGEIVDISAGISDGAAAGRQSSGGAAAPEVSPDGRWLAFARHIPDGVLSFKGQEFGPRSALWLRDLQTGAERLLMDPIEPIIASGGKTLGVLPRYDWASDGRSVLITQGGKIRRVDVASGDVSTIPFQARVQRTISEMARKEFRITDDPIDVVFFRWPTSTADGGTLAFQAVGRIYTQQGSGQPRRVTAESFDPLEYMPAWSPDGRWIAFVSWDDTIRGHVWKVPAAGGQPQRLSREPGDYAHPVWSPDGRSVVVARGEGATARQQTMTANAYFDLVRFSANPPSGGEAGAYVVTIPGEGVARRQLVGPSFGPDGRIFYPEIREPEGGGRSRTSLMSVAADGSDKQEHLSFPNAEEIVPSPTGRWVAFQEGDNVYVQPMGWESLGGEVLEVDKRRGALPVTQLTRDGGLFPRWRNETTLEYGSGPRHYVHHLDTGVTDTTTLALRVPRAVPQGRIALTGARIVTLNDRQVIENGTIVVDGSRIACVGQCDTNGVARTIDARGKTIIPGFVDMHAHHYREWRGIRPRHDYEQAIYLAYGVTTTMDVSMWSQNMFPTAELIEAGEMIGPRGFSTGDNQSGGDGPHTNEISNLADAVAAVRRLTDWGATQIKQYAQPRRDQRQWFSEAARQIGVNITSEGGSFVENLGMIMDGQTAWEHAFSEVPMYSDGARFLGQAQATYSPTLVVAGPAAWSIEYFFQESDVWKDPKQRHWFPWRMLVPQTRNRWLRPTTDYSFPLIAQAMADIISEGGYGAVGSHGEHHGLATHWETWMGASALGNHGALEVASLHGARLLGADQDLGSIEVGKLADLMILNANPLDDIRATTDAQYVMKGGTLYEAMSLDQVWPNAVPFGPAYWLNDDAMKTDTVGTDVFDRRGG is encoded by the coding sequence ATGCCCACCTCCGCTCCGTCCTTGAAGTCGACCCTGCGCGCCCTTTGCCTCGCGCTCGTGACCGCCCTCCCGGTCCAGGACGCCGCCGCCCAACGCCAGGGGGGTGGGGAGGAGAACGGCTCCCGTTGGGACGTCACCCAGGCCCGCGGAGCGACCCGCCAGATCGACTTCACCACCGAGGAAGGCACCCGCATGGCGGTGGACCTCTCCCCGGACGGGACGTGGATCGCCTTCGACCTCCTGGGGCACATCTACCGCATGCCGGTGGCGGGGGGCGAGGCACAGGTGCTCACCCAGAGCGCGGGGGTGGCGCTGTCCGTCCAGCCGCGGATCTCGCCGGACGGGTCGAGCATCGCCTTCATCACCGACCGGGGTGGCCAGTACAACCTGTGGATCATGGACGCCGACGGCGGAAACCCGCGCGCGGTGTTCAGCGACCTGAACGTGACCGCCTTCGAGCCGGCCTGGACGCCGGACGGGGACTACATCGTGGTGCGGCGCGCCACGCGCGGTGCCCCCGGCGGCGGCGGGGGCGGCGGGAATGGCCTCTGGCTCTATCACAAGGACGGAGGCCGCGGCGTCCAGCTCGTGGGGACGGACGGCGGTGCGCCGTCCTGGCCGACGGTCTCCGGGGACGGACGCTTCCTCTACTTCCAGGTGAACCGGAACGTCTCGGACGGGCAGCCGCTGAGCGGCTCGCAGCAGGTCAAGCGCTTCGAGTTCAAGACGGGCGAGATCGTCGACATCAGCGCGGGCATCAGCGACGGGGCGGCGGCCGGCCGGCAGTCCAGCGGTGGCGCCGCCGCACCGGAGGTCTCACCGGACGGCCGTTGGCTGGCGTTCGCGCGCCACATCCCCGACGGAGTGCTCTCGTTCAAGGGGCAGGAGTTCGGACCGCGCAGCGCGCTGTGGCTCCGCGATCTGCAGACGGGCGCCGAGCGCCTGCTCATGGATCCGATCGAGCCCATCATCGCGTCCGGGGGCAAGACGCTGGGTGTGTTGCCGCGCTACGACTGGGCGAGCGACGGCCGCTCCGTGTTGATCACACAGGGCGGGAAGATCCGGCGTGTGGACGTGGCCTCCGGGGACGTCTCCACGATCCCGTTCCAGGCGCGCGTGCAGCGCACCATCTCGGAGATGGCCCGCAAGGAGTTCCGGATCACGGACGATCCCATCGACGTGGTCTTCTTCCGCTGGCCCACCTCCACGGCCGACGGCGGCACGCTCGCCTTCCAGGCCGTGGGCCGCATCTACACGCAACAGGGCAGCGGACAGCCACGGCGGGTCACGGCCGAGAGCTTCGATCCGCTGGAGTACATGCCGGCGTGGAGCCCGGACGGACGCTGGATCGCGTTCGTGAGCTGGGACGACACCATCCGCGGCCACGTCTGGAAGGTGCCGGCGGCAGGCGGACAGCCGCAGCGCCTGAGCCGCGAACCCGGGGACTACGCCCACCCGGTCTGGAGCCCGGACGGACGCTCCGTGGTGGTGGCGCGAGGTGAGGGCGCCACGGCGCGCCAGCAGACGATGACCGCGAACGCGTATTTCGATCTCGTGCGGTTCTCCGCGAACCCGCCTTCCGGCGGGGAAGCCGGGGCGTACGTCGTCACCATCCCGGGAGAAGGCGTGGCGCGCCGCCAGCTCGTAGGTCCGTCGTTCGGACCGGACGGGCGCATCTTCTATCCGGAGATCCGGGAGCCGGAGGGAGGTGGCCGCAGCCGCACGTCGCTCATGAGCGTGGCCGCCGACGGCAGCGACAAGCAGGAGCACCTGAGCTTCCCCAACGCCGAGGAGATCGTGCCGTCCCCCACCGGGCGCTGGGTGGCGTTCCAGGAGGGGGACAACGTGTACGTCCAGCCCATGGGCTGGGAGTCGCTCGGCGGCGAGGTGCTGGAGGTGGACAAGCGCCGCGGAGCGCTCCCCGTCACGCAGCTCACGCGCGACGGTGGCCTGTTCCCGCGCTGGCGCAACGAGACCACGCTCGAGTACGGGAGCGGCCCGCGGCACTACGTCCATCACCTGGACACGGGCGTCACGGATACCACGACCCTGGCGCTCCGCGTCCCGCGCGCTGTGCCGCAGGGTCGGATCGCGCTCACGGGTGCCCGCATCGTCACGTTGAACGACCGTCAGGTGATCGAGAACGGCACCATCGTGGTGGACGGCAGCCGGATCGCCTGCGTGGGCCAGTGCGACACGAACGGCGTGGCCCGCACGATCGATGCGCGCGGGAAGACCATCATTCCCGGCTTCGTGGACATGCACGCGCACCACTACCGGGAGTGGCGCGGCATCCGGCCCCGGCACGACTACGAGCAGGCCATCTACCTCGCGTACGGCGTGACCACCACCATGGACGTGTCCATGTGGAGTCAGAACATGTTCCCGACCGCCGAGCTCATCGAGGCGGGGGAGATGATCGGACCGCGCGGGTTCAGCACAGGCGACAACCAGTCCGGCGGGGATGGTCCGCACACCAACGAGATCTCCAACCTCGCGGATGCCGTAGCCGCGGTGCGGCGCCTGACCGACTGGGGTGCCACGCAGATCAAGCAGTACGCCCAGCCCCGGCGGGATCAACGGCAGTGGTTCAGCGAGGCCGCCCGTCAGATCGGCGTGAACATCACGTCGGAGGGCGGCTCGTTCGTCGAGAACCTGGGCATGATCATGGACGGCCAGACGGCGTGGGAGCACGCCTTCAGCGAGGTCCCCATGTACTCCGATGGCGCCCGCTTCCTGGGACAGGCCCAGGCCACCTATTCCCCGACCCTGGTGGTGGCCGGGCCCGCCGCGTGGAGCATCGAGTACTTCTTCCAGGAGAGCGATGTCTGGAAGGATCCCAAGCAGCGCCACTGGTTCCCGTGGCGCATGCTGGTGCCGCAGACCCGCAACCGCTGGCTCCGCCCGACCACGGATTACTCCTTCCCGCTGATCGCGCAGGCGATGGCGGATATCATCTCCGAGGGCGGGTACGGTGCGGTGGGCTCCCACGGGGAGCACCACGGCCTGGCCACCCACTGGGAGACCTGGATGGGCGCGAGCGCGCTCGGCAACCACGGCGCGCTGGAGGTGGCCAGCCTGCACGGCGCCCGCCTGCTCGGCGCCGATCAGGACCTGGGCTCCATCGAGGTGGGCAAGCTGGCCGACCTGATGATCCTGAACGCCAACCCGCTGGACGACATCCGCGCCACCACGGACGCGCAGTACGTCATGAAGGGCGGGACGCTCTACGAGGCCATGTCCCTCGACCAGGTGTGGCCCAACGCCGTACCGTTCGGACCGGCCTACTGGCTCAACGATGACGCCATGAAGACGGATACGGTGGGGACGGACGTGTTCGATCGGCGGGGCGGGTGA
- a CDS encoding PQQ-binding-like beta-propeller repeat protein, with amino-acid sequence MASYAHAGIPPFLLALFSLVGPGSGTAQAPMFRGGPAHQGVYDSQAPTLEEVVWTFQTGGRVLSSPAVTGDVVFVGSSDGVLYAIDRASGTERWRFTSGGSIASSPAVSGGLVYFSSLDGNVYAVDEATGEKRWTFATRGERRFTAPGIHGAQPRTERMPDPFDVFLSSPAVTGGTLYIGSGDQHVYALDAATGTLRWQFGAGDVIHASPAVADGQVIVGSWDRNLYALDAETGRERWRYTTGNDTVIYNQIGIASSAAVVDGTVFVGGRDGHFHVVDAATGHPRWVHDNHGGWTIGSPAVRDGVVYFATSDGRRFKALDAATGEVRFDLPNHAISFGSPSIAGDRVYYGTSDGWLHAVDVRTGRFAAHFQSDGSKANLAPWTDSTGVFESGRMYPDRTLDGMMIGMRTMFTVGSFLSSPSIVDGVLYIGSTDGKVYALR; translated from the coding sequence ATGGCTTCGTACGCGCACGCTGGAATCCCGCCGTTCCTCCTGGCGCTCTTCTCCCTGGTGGGGCCGGGTTCGGGGACGGCGCAGGCCCCCATGTTCCGCGGCGGCCCCGCCCACCAGGGCGTCTACGACTCACAGGCTCCCACGCTGGAGGAGGTCGTCTGGACGTTCCAGACGGGCGGCCGCGTCCTCTCCTCGCCTGCGGTCACGGGGGACGTCGTGTTCGTGGGGAGCTCGGACGGCGTGCTGTACGCCATCGATCGGGCGAGCGGCACGGAACGCTGGCGGTTCACCTCGGGCGGCTCGATCGCTTCCTCTCCGGCCGTGAGCGGCGGGCTGGTCTATTTCAGCAGCCTGGACGGAAACGTCTACGCCGTGGACGAGGCCACCGGGGAGAAGCGCTGGACGTTCGCCACCCGGGGAGAGCGCCGCTTCACCGCTCCCGGCATCCATGGGGCCCAACCCCGGACGGAGCGGATGCCGGACCCCTTCGACGTGTTCCTCTCCTCGCCAGCCGTCACGGGCGGCACGCTCTACATCGGGAGCGGCGACCAGCACGTGTATGCGCTCGACGCTGCCACGGGCACCCTGCGCTGGCAGTTCGGGGCGGGCGATGTGATCCACGCCTCGCCCGCGGTGGCCGACGGCCAGGTCATCGTCGGAAGCTGGGACCGCAACCTCTACGCGCTCGACGCGGAGACCGGCAGGGAGCGCTGGCGCTACACGACCGGCAACGACACGGTGATCTACAACCAGATCGGCATCGCCAGCTCGGCGGCGGTCGTCGACGGAACGGTTTTCGTAGGGGGGCGTGACGGACACTTCCACGTCGTGGACGCGGCCACCGGTCACCCCCGCTGGGTCCACGACAACCACGGGGGGTGGACCATCGGCTCCCCGGCCGTCCGGGACGGCGTCGTCTACTTCGCCACGTCGGATGGACGCCGCTTCAAGGCATTGGACGCAGCGACGGGCGAGGTCCGCTTCGACCTCCCCAACCACGCGATCAGCTTCGGTTCCCCGTCGATCGCCGGCGACCGGGTGTACTACGGGACCTCCGACGGCTGGCTGCACGCCGTGGACGTGCGCACCGGCCGCTTCGCGGCCCACTTCCAGTCCGACGGGTCCAAGGCCAACCTCGCGCCCTGGACGGACTCCACCGGGGTCTTCGAGTCCGGGCGGATGTACCCCGACCGTACGCTGGACGGCATGATGATCGGGATGCGCACCATGTTCACGGTGGGGTCGTTCCTCTCCTCACCCAGCATCGTGGACGGTGTGCTCTACATCGGGAGCACGGACGGGAAGGTCTACGCGCTGCGGTAG